Proteins from a single region of Undibacterium sp. KW1:
- a CDS encoding efflux RND transporter permease subunit: MNFSALSIKNPIPAIMLFILLTLAGILSFRSTIVQDFPDIELPIVTVSAPLSGAAPAQLETEVARKIEDAVASLQGVKNVYTKVLDGDVEVTVEFVLEKVISDAVNEVRDAVATVRADLPSEMRDPTVTKASTAGRVIMTYTVEAAEDGKDSKVVAGESSKPDAQELSWFVDNTVAKRLRAVPGVGAVRRMGGVSREVRVELDTDKMAALNVAAVDVSRRLKLVQQEAPGGRGDVSGAEQSVRTIATVKTAAELAVLDIPLADGRHIRLDQVARVLDTVSEPRSVATLDGKPVVGFEVFRTKGASEVDVARGSHAAVDELQAAHPNMKFHEAIDNAQPVEENFDGSMDLLYEGALLAILVVFWFLRDWRATLVAAAALPLSVIPTFLGLKYFGYTLNTVTLLSLALVVGVLVDDAIVEIENIARHLHMGKTPMEAATEAADEIGMAVIATTFALVAVFLPTAFMGGVPGLFFKQFGWTAVIAILASLVVARLLTPMMAAYIMKSPKPGKSGEHGQTDGWLMTRYMKTMQWCLRHRFITMAAATVFFVCSIALVGLLPTGFVPSADRAQTQVNIELPPGSTLAETRAVAEQARIAIMKNKEIINVFSSIGGGSSGDAFAPGAAAEARRAVLTVTAVHRNKRKDSIADIDAKIRTGIADISGARFTVGPPDTGVKMQLVLQSEDPLALLEAAQKVERELRTLKGVGNVSSSASLVRPEIIVRPDSARAADLGVTASSIGETVRVATAGDYDQALPKLNLSQRQVPIRVKLPDSFRANLAEIERLTVPGKNGPVMLGSVATVTMESGPAQIDRLNRKRNVTLDVELGSRQLGEVNEEARALPSMKNLPPSVSIAELGDAQEMQALFASFGIAMLIGVLCIYGVLVLLFKDFLQPVTILAALPLSIGGAFVALLVTGRALSMPSMIGLIMLMGIVTKNSILLVDYAVLAREAGMSRFDALVDACHKRSRPIIMTTIAMGAGMMPLALGWGADPSFRSPMAIAVIGGLITSTLLSLLVVPAVFTYIDDFEHLLGKIRRKLSGKSAAAIATEAS; the protein is encoded by the coding sequence GTGAACTTTTCTGCCCTCTCCATTAAAAATCCCATACCGGCGATCATGCTGTTTATCTTGCTGACGCTGGCAGGGATATTGTCGTTTCGCTCTACCATAGTCCAGGATTTTCCGGATATTGAATTACCCATCGTCACCGTCAGCGCACCTTTGTCTGGTGCCGCACCGGCGCAGCTGGAAACTGAGGTCGCCCGCAAGATAGAAGATGCAGTCGCTTCACTGCAAGGCGTAAAAAACGTTTACACCAAAGTGCTCGATGGTGATGTTGAAGTCACGGTCGAATTCGTGTTGGAAAAAGTGATTTCAGACGCAGTCAATGAAGTGCGTGATGCAGTGGCAACCGTGCGCGCCGACTTGCCCAGCGAAATGCGTGACCCTACCGTGACCAAGGCATCTACTGCTGGCCGCGTCATCATGACTTATACCGTAGAAGCGGCGGAAGATGGCAAGGACAGTAAAGTCGTGGCTGGCGAAAGCAGCAAGCCAGATGCACAAGAGCTGAGCTGGTTCGTTGATAACACCGTGGCAAAACGCTTGCGCGCTGTACCCGGTGTCGGTGCAGTCAGGCGCATGGGTGGTGTCAGCCGTGAAGTGCGGGTTGAACTTGATACAGACAAAATGGCAGCACTCAATGTTGCCGCTGTTGATGTATCCCGTCGTTTGAAGCTGGTGCAGCAAGAGGCACCGGGTGGTCGTGGTGATGTCAGTGGGGCCGAGCAATCCGTGCGCACCATTGCCACCGTCAAGACAGCGGCTGAGCTGGCTGTACTGGATATTCCCTTGGCAGATGGCAGACATATACGCCTTGATCAGGTGGCACGCGTACTTGATACCGTCAGCGAGCCACGCTCTGTGGCAACACTCGATGGCAAACCCGTGGTCGGCTTTGAAGTGTTCCGTACCAAGGGTGCCAGTGAAGTTGATGTCGCCAGGGGTTCACATGCCGCAGTCGATGAATTGCAGGCTGCGCATCCGAACATGAAGTTTCATGAAGCCATAGACAATGCCCAACCGGTAGAAGAAAACTTCGATGGCTCGATGGACTTGCTGTACGAAGGTGCATTGCTGGCTATCCTGGTGGTATTCTGGTTCTTGCGTGACTGGCGTGCAACGCTGGTGGCTGCTGCTGCCTTGCCCTTGTCCGTGATACCTACTTTCCTCGGCCTCAAGTATTTTGGTTATACCCTCAACACCGTGACCTTGTTGTCCCTCGCTTTGGTGGTGGGTGTGCTGGTTGATGATGCGATTGTGGAAATTGAAAACATCGCCCGCCATTTGCACATGGGTAAAACGCCAATGGAGGCGGCAACCGAAGCGGCTGATGAAATCGGCATGGCGGTAATTGCCACCACCTTTGCCCTGGTAGCAGTATTCTTGCCAACGGCCTTCATGGGTGGCGTGCCAGGCCTGTTCTTCAAGCAGTTTGGCTGGACGGCGGTGATTGCAATCCTGGCTTCGCTGGTAGTGGCACGTTTGCTGACGCCGATGATGGCGGCTTACATCATGAAGTCGCCCAAGCCCGGCAAGTCTGGTGAACATGGTCAGACCGATGGCTGGCTCATGACGCGCTATATGAAAACCATGCAGTGGTGCCTGCGTCACCGCTTCATCACGATGGCGGCTGCCACGGTATTTTTTGTCTGCTCGATTGCCTTGGTGGGCCTCTTGCCAACCGGTTTCGTTCCCTCTGCAGACCGCGCGCAAACACAGGTCAATATCGAGCTGCCACCAGGCAGTACGCTGGCAGAAACCCGCGCAGTCGCTGAGCAGGCCAGGATCGCCATCATGAAGAACAAGGAGATTATCAATGTCTTCAGCTCTATTGGTGGTGGTTCCAGCGGTGATGCTTTTGCGCCAGGCGCGGCAGCAGAAGCACGACGCGCCGTCTTGACGGTGACCGCAGTGCACAGAAATAAACGCAAAGATTCGATCGCGGATATTGACGCCAAAATCCGTACTGGCATAGCAGATATTTCTGGTGCCAGGTTCACTGTTGGCCCACCGGATACTGGCGTCAAGATGCAACTGGTCTTGCAAAGTGAAGACCCCTTGGCTTTGCTTGAAGCAGCACAAAAAGTGGAGAGGGAATTGCGTACGCTCAAAGGTGTGGGTAATGTCAGTTCCAGTGCTTCACTGGTGCGCCCTGAGATTATCGTGCGCCCCGATTCAGCCAGGGCAGCGGACCTGGGTGTGACAGCTTCTTCTATAGGTGAAACAGTGCGTGTGGCGACAGCAGGTGATTATGACCAGGCTTTGCCAAAGCTGAATCTGTCACAACGCCAGGTGCCTATCCGCGTCAAGTTGCCAGATAGCTTCAGGGCAAACCTGGCTGAGATAGAGCGTTTGACCGTGCCTGGTAAAAATGGCCCTGTCATGCTGGGTAGCGTTGCCACTGTCACCATGGAATCTGGCCCCGCGCAGATAGACAGGTTGAACCGCAAACGTAATGTGACGCTGGATGTAGAGCTGGGCAGCCGTCAGTTGGGTGAAGTTAATGAAGAAGCACGCGCCTTGCCCAGCATGAAAAACCTGCCACCATCCGTCAGCATTGCTGAACTGGGCGATGCGCAGGAAATGCAGGCTCTGTTTGCCAGCTTTGGTATCGCCATGTTGATTGGTGTGCTGTGTATCTATGGCGTATTGGTTCTGCTGTTCAAGGATTTCCTGCAGCCGGTGACTATCCTGGCAGCCTTGCCTTTGAGTATAGGTGGTGCCTTCGTGGCCTTGCTGGTGACGGGGCGTGCCTTGTCCATGCCATCGATGATAGGCCTGATCATGCTCATGGGTATCGTCACCAAGAACTCCATCCTGCTGGTTGATTATGCGGTGCTGGCAAGGGAAGCAGGCATGAGCCGTTTTGATGCCCTGGTTGATGCTTGCCACAAGCGTAGCCGTCCCATCATCATGACCACTATCGCGATGGGGGCCGGCATGATGCCGCTGGCCCTGGGCTGGGGTGCTGACCCTAGCTTCCGCTCACCGATGGCGATTGCAGTGATCGGCGGTTTGATTACCTCAACTCTGTTGAGCTTGTTGGTGGTGCCCGCAGTGTTCACCTACATTGATGACTTTGAGCATTTACTGGGGAAAATCAGGCGGAAATTATCTGGCAAGTCTGCTGCTGCTATCGCAACAGAAGCAAGTTGA
- a CDS encoding efflux RND transporter periplasmic adaptor subunit gives MMKFISRKPLSLSLAGMIAVGAGGVWLSATSNAADEPPKAASASAPAAKVKPALTVTTTKASSGNLVIKLAANGSVAAWQEALIGSEATGLRIQELHANIGDVVQRGQLLVSFASETVKADLALAQASLAEAQANLADAAANAERTRALQTSGALSAQQVGQYLTAEQTAKARVESAKASVEAQQLRMRHTRVLAPDSGIITARAATLGSVVGNGAELFRMIRQGRLEWRAEVTASEMAKIVPGTEAVVTAPGGTQWKGKVRVVSPTVDAQTRMGLVYVDLVPDANSTAKPQAATASLAFKPGMYAKGEFVMGSSQALTIPQQAVVVRDGFSYAFRLNADNRVTQIKLQTGRRVSNAQGDLVEVISGLNADSTIVSSGAGFLNDGDTVKVVAAVKPANAAVKN, from the coding sequence ATGATGAAATTCATTTCACGCAAACCATTATCCCTGAGCCTGGCTGGCATGATTGCTGTTGGCGCCGGCGGCGTCTGGCTGTCAGCGACATCCAATGCGGCTGATGAACCGCCCAAGGCAGCCAGTGCCTCTGCACCTGCCGCCAAGGTCAAGCCCGCCCTGACTGTGACTACGACCAAAGCCAGCAGCGGCAATCTCGTCATTAAACTCGCCGCCAATGGCAGTGTCGCTGCCTGGCAGGAAGCCTTGATCGGTTCAGAAGCAACAGGCCTGCGCATACAGGAGTTGCATGCCAATATAGGTGATGTGGTGCAGCGCGGCCAGTTACTGGTCAGCTTTGCCAGCGAAACCGTCAAAGCTGATCTGGCACTGGCACAAGCCAGCCTGGCAGAAGCGCAGGCCAATCTTGCTGATGCCGCAGCCAATGCAGAGCGTACCCGCGCCTTGCAAACCAGCGGCGCACTCAGTGCCCAACAAGTAGGCCAATACCTGACGGCAGAACAAACCGCCAAAGCCAGGGTGGAATCTGCCAAGGCCAGCGTAGAAGCACAGCAATTGCGCATGCGTCATACCCGCGTTCTTGCGCCCGACAGCGGCATCATCACGGCGCGTGCAGCTACCCTGGGTTCTGTCGTCGGTAATGGCGCAGAATTATTTCGCATGATACGTCAGGGCCGCCTGGAATGGCGTGCTGAGGTAACAGCCAGTGAAATGGCAAAAATAGTGCCGGGTACAGAAGCCGTCGTTACCGCACCTGGCGGCACTCAATGGAAAGGCAAGGTCAGGGTGGTATCACCGACAGTAGATGCACAAACCAGGATGGGTCTGGTGTATGTTGATCTGGTGCCAGACGCAAACAGTACAGCCAAACCACAGGCAGCCACGGCCTCTCTGGCATTCAAGCCTGGCATGTATGCCAAGGGTGAATTTGTGATGGGTAGCTCACAAGCCCTGACCATACCGCAGCAGGCCGTAGTGGTCAGGGATGGGTTCAGCTATGCCTTCCGTCTCAATGCGGATAACCGCGTCACACAAATCAAATTGCAGACGGGGCGTCGTGTATCCAATGCTCAGGGTGATCTGGTAGAAGTGATTTCCGGCTTGAATGCAGACAGCACGATTGTTTCCAGCGGCGCAGGCTTCCTCAATGATGGTGATACGGTAAAAGTCGTGGCTGCAGTCAAACCAGCCAATGCTGCCGTAAAAAACTAA
- a CDS encoding efflux transporter outer membrane subunit, giving the protein MTIRRSILIPAIAVALTACSTTSPVTSSNGSVPAQWQAVLPATEKNTDLRNWWQANGDASLLELIESAQKVSPTIAQAWSRIETARAARVASGATLLPSLDAVANATRAKNQPGMPVATTSQAGLQTAWEIDVFGANRATNQAAQAELEGTQALWHDARISVAAEVAQLYFSVISCQQTADLTWQDAKSRAETARLTELSAQAGMSSSATSALARASAAEGNSRAIQQAALCDLDVKALVALTAKPEPELRQLLTIAQASFKNLLPLAVTTLPAQLLAQRPDVYAAEKEVATASAQVGAAEAHRYPRLTLSGSIGTMRYDVAGSTTRMDTWSVGPLALTLPIFNGGQTTANIEAAKARYLNASSNYHGKVRQAVREVEEALVNLNSTDARRLDSEISAKGYEQALQATAQRYNKGMASLLELEDTRRSAFASQSALIALQLERNRAWIALYRALGGGWDLNAQAATQPQTNS; this is encoded by the coding sequence ATGACTATACGACGTTCCATTTTAATACCTGCCATTGCCGTAGCGCTGACAGCATGTTCGACCACCAGTCCGGTTACATCCAGTAATGGCAGCGTGCCTGCACAATGGCAAGCGGTATTGCCAGCTACCGAAAAAAATACTGATTTGCGCAACTGGTGGCAAGCCAATGGTGATGCCAGTTTGCTGGAGCTGATCGAGTCGGCACAGAAGGTAAGCCCGACCATTGCACAGGCATGGTCACGCATAGAAACAGCCAGGGCAGCAAGAGTTGCCAGTGGCGCTACACTGTTACCTTCGCTTGACGCAGTTGCCAATGCAACTCGGGCAAAAAACCAGCCAGGTATGCCAGTTGCCACCACGTCGCAAGCTGGCTTGCAGACAGCGTGGGAAATCGATGTGTTTGGCGCCAACCGCGCCACCAATCAGGCTGCCCAGGCAGAATTGGAAGGTACGCAGGCGCTTTGGCATGATGCGCGGATATCGGTAGCGGCTGAAGTAGCGCAACTGTATTTCTCTGTCATCAGTTGCCAGCAAACGGCAGATCTGACCTGGCAAGACGCCAAGTCACGCGCAGAAACTGCCAGGCTGACTGAACTCAGTGCCCAGGCAGGCATGTCATCCAGTGCGACATCCGCACTGGCACGCGCCAGCGCTGCCGAAGGTAATAGTCGTGCTATACAACAGGCCGCATTGTGCGACCTGGATGTAAAGGCCCTGGTCGCACTGACTGCCAAACCAGAGCCTGAGCTCAGGCAATTGCTGACAATTGCCCAGGCCAGTTTTAAGAACCTGTTGCCTTTGGCTGTCACGACCTTGCCTGCACAATTGTTGGCACAAAGACCGGACGTATACGCGGCCGAGAAAGAAGTGGCAACCGCCAGTGCCCAGGTCGGTGCTGCAGAAGCACATCGCTATCCACGTCTGACGCTCAGCGGTTCCATCGGTACCATGCGCTATGACGTTGCGGGCAGTACGACGAGGATGGATACCTGGTCAGTCGGCCCTCTGGCTTTGACCTTGCCGATATTCAATGGCGGCCAGACCACGGCCAATATTGAAGCTGCCAAGGCACGCTACCTGAATGCCAGCAGCAATTATCACGGCAAGGTGAGGCAGGCGGTGCGTGAGGTCGAAGAAGCGCTGGTTAATCTGAACAGCACAGATGCCCGTCGCCTGGATTCTGAAATTTCAGCCAAGGGCTATGAGCAGGCTTTGCAGGCAACGGCGCAGCGTTACAACAAGGGTATGGCCAGCCTGTTGGAGCTCGAAGATACAAGGCGCAGCGCCTTCGCTTCACAGTCTGCCCTGATCGCCCTGCAGCTGGAAAGAAATCGTGCCTGGATCGCGCTATATCGTGCGCTGGGCGGCGGCTGGGACTTGAATGCGCAGGCTGCTACCCAACCACAGACAAATTCCTGA
- a CDS encoding CerR family C-terminal domain-containing protein codes for MLRMKIPGQKKNAAQQAQRAQPDSQVSTPDGKILRVDGMEARTRLLDAALILFAEKGYAKTSIREIAKAADVNISSISYYFSDKAGLYHAVFNDPRTNPNVDPAIFEADVADMRAVLLKLICTFTDSLKQGEIMETCMKLHFREMLEPTGLWVEEVDTVIKPSHQGFVRLLCRYLGITKADDDVHRLAISITGLAISLLISGDVIQATRPALIAKPKAIDAYASRLVDYAIAMCEDEKRRRLIAKTDTDKLTSPTAI; via the coding sequence ATGCTTCGCATGAAAATACCCGGCCAGAAAAAAAACGCAGCGCAACAAGCTCAGCGGGCCCAGCCAGATAGCCAGGTTTCTACTCCTGATGGAAAGATTTTACGTGTCGATGGCATGGAGGCGCGTACACGTCTGCTGGATGCGGCCCTGATCTTGTTTGCCGAAAAAGGCTATGCCAAAACCTCGATACGTGAAATTGCCAAGGCGGCCGACGTCAATATTTCTTCCATCAGTTATTATTTTTCTGATAAAGCCGGTTTGTACCATGCAGTGTTCAATGACCCGCGTACCAATCCAAATGTCGATCCTGCGATATTTGAAGCGGACGTCGCAGACATGCGTGCTGTTTTGCTGAAACTGATCTGCACTTTTACCGATTCGCTAAAGCAGGGCGAAATCATGGAAACCTGCATGAAGCTGCATTTCCGCGAAATGCTGGAACCCACAGGCCTGTGGGTGGAAGAAGTTGACACCGTCATCAAGCCTTCGCACCAGGGCTTTGTCAGGCTTTTGTGCCGCTATCTTGGCATCACCAAGGCAGATGATGATGTACACAGGCTGGCGATTTCAATTACCGGCCTGGCGATTTCACTGCTGATCAGCGGTGACGTGATACAGGCGACCAGACCGGCGTTGATCGCCAAACCCAAGGCAATTGATGCTTATGCTTCGCGCCTGGTCGATTACGCTATCGCCATGTGTGAAGATGAAAAGCGGCGCCGCTTGATAGCAAAAACTGACACTGATAAATTAACTTCTCCGACAGCGATATGA
- a CDS encoding methyl-accepting chemotaxis protein, with the protein MTLLTSPAIHLLRNFKIAHKLSFVALAFAVPLLVVLALLFQNLREDVLQTQAKQVAIKSIAAKNDLRLLIQKQRALQHMRLLGNKQLAASLTENQGKIETLLKQTDQASPVKNLWPALLAREAQLKSAESFTEYGKLLNSLELEMAEIANSSKLALDSDLKTHQLVNIYLNTLPQIEERLSVIAGRGAAYIDTGLFEAGEDVMLNSLHMLVKLNLSELAMSMQNLGGYGKAYASTNTSMQASIADAKKFLERSQDEVLASVNQSSGDAFLQAGTDNLNKLAATKTAIAGLIASNLAQKIDKANQYAWQMSAGIILLLLIASYLLMAIYQALTMDVNTLTKAIAETAAGNLQNRVSSNGKDELAQLINSVGRMNVELSNLVANIRHSAQTVDIIAREIHDENTDLASRTESQASSLQQTASAIDELTATITENAGNLAQANSLMHSSAERVQQGLEVMESSILSMQTVSASSKKITEIIGVMDGIAFQTNILALNAAVEAARAGQEGRGFAVVAAEVRNLAQRSANAAKEIKGLIASSGQAVEAGSKMINTAGQTMRNIADNVEVVTELIKQIAKASQEQSTGISDVNQAIGDIDQITQDNTRLVEMASGSTAKLEEQAASLGAAVSAFKTLEVVTTEAQRLHLASSTEDRLALTVAKVHGTRVEEKKKLAA; encoded by the coding sequence ATGACCCTGCTTACCTCCCCCGCCATACACCTGCTACGCAATTTTAAAATTGCCCACAAGCTCAGTTTTGTCGCCCTTGCCTTTGCTGTGCCCTTGCTTGTAGTGCTGGCTCTGCTGTTTCAAAACCTGCGGGAAGATGTATTGCAAACGCAGGCAAAGCAAGTCGCGATTAAAAGCATCGCGGCAAAAAATGATCTGCGCCTGCTGATACAAAAACAGCGCGCCTTGCAGCACATGCGACTGCTGGGCAATAAACAGCTGGCAGCCAGCCTGACAGAAAATCAGGGCAAGATCGAGACATTGCTAAAGCAAACTGATCAGGCCAGCCCGGTCAAAAATCTGTGGCCTGCCTTGCTGGCAAGAGAAGCACAACTCAAGTCGGCAGAAAGTTTTACTGAATATGGCAAGCTGTTAAATTCGCTGGAACTTGAGATGGCAGAAATAGCCAATAGTTCAAAACTGGCCCTTGATAGCGACTTAAAAACCCATCAACTCGTCAATATCTATCTCAATACCCTGCCGCAAATAGAAGAGAGATTGTCTGTCATTGCCGGTCGTGGTGCGGCTTACATAGACACAGGTTTGTTTGAGGCTGGCGAAGATGTGATGCTCAATTCCCTGCACATGCTGGTAAAGCTGAACTTATCCGAGCTTGCCATGAGCATGCAGAATCTGGGTGGGTATGGGAAAGCCTATGCATCAACAAACACCAGCATGCAGGCCAGCATTGCTGATGCAAAGAAATTTCTGGAGCGCTCACAGGATGAAGTACTGGCCTCGGTCAATCAAAGTAGCGGCGACGCATTTTTGCAGGCAGGTACAGATAATCTGAACAAACTGGCCGCGACCAAAACAGCGATAGCTGGCCTTATCGCAAGCAATCTGGCGCAAAAAATTGACAAGGCCAATCAATATGCCTGGCAAATGTCCGCAGGCATTATCTTGCTCTTGCTGATCGCCAGTTATCTTCTGATGGCGATCTATCAGGCCTTAACGATGGACGTCAATACCTTGACAAAAGCAATCGCAGAAACTGCCGCCGGCAATTTACAGAACCGCGTCAGCAGCAACGGCAAAGATGAACTGGCGCAGTTAATCAATTCCGTCGGCAGGATGAATGTGGAGTTGAGTAACCTGGTCGCCAATATCCGCCACAGCGCACAAACGGTGGATATCATTGCGAGGGAAATTCACGATGAAAACACCGACCTGGCCAGCCGCACTGAGAGCCAGGCCAGCTCCCTGCAGCAGACAGCCTCGGCAATTGACGAACTGACCGCCACCATTACCGAGAATGCTGGCAACCTGGCGCAAGCAAACAGCCTTATGCATAGCTCGGCTGAACGCGTGCAACAAGGGCTGGAAGTCATGGAGAGCAGCATCTTGTCCATGCAAACCGTCAGTGCAAGCTCCAAAAAAATTACTGAAATCATCGGCGTCATGGATGGCATTGCCTTCCAGACCAATATCCTGGCACTGAATGCTGCCGTAGAAGCTGCCAGGGCTGGTCAGGAAGGCCGCGGCTTTGCCGTAGTGGCTGCAGAAGTACGCAACCTGGCACAACGCAGCGCGAATGCAGCAAAAGAGATAAAGGGCCTGATCGCTTCTTCAGGCCAGGCAGTGGAAGCTGGCAGCAAAATGATTAACACGGCAGGCCAGACCATGCGCAATATTGCCGACAATGTGGAAGTGGTGACCGAACTCATCAAACAAATCGCCAAAGCCAGCCAGGAACAAAGTACAGGAATTTCTGACGTGAACCAGGCGATAGGCGATATTGATCAAATCACGCAAGATAATACCCGGCTGGTGGAAATGGCGAGTGGATCTACTGCAAAGCTGGAAGAACAGGCTGCCTCCCTCGGTGCTGCAGTCAGCGCATTCAAAACTCTGGAGGTGGTCACCACAGAAGCGCAGCGACTACATCTGGCCAGCAGCACTGAGGACCGCTTGGCGCTGACAGTAGCTAAAGTACATGGGACAAGAGTAGAAGAGAAGAAAAAACTGGCAGCATAA
- a CDS encoding MerR family transcriptional regulator: MTEIKIESFVLPPIPAKRYFTIGEVGELCGVKPHVLRYWEQEFTQLKPVKRRGNRRYYQHHEVLLIRRIRELLYEQGFTINGARNKLNVNGGHAESASNEPVEEPVNLHQIRDELQSILGLLKV, encoded by the coding sequence ATGACTGAAATCAAGATTGAGTCTTTTGTACTGCCGCCTATCCCGGCCAAGCGGTATTTTACGATAGGCGAAGTTGGTGAATTGTGTGGCGTCAAACCGCATGTCCTGCGCTATTGGGAGCAGGAATTTACGCAACTGAAGCCAGTCAAGCGTCGCGGCAACCGTCGTTATTATCAGCATCATGAAGTGTTGCTGATACGCCGTATCCGCGAATTATTATATGAGCAGGGCTTTACTATCAATGGCGCGAGAAATAAACTCAACGTCAATGGCGGTCATGCGGAGTCGGCATCCAATGAGCCAGTTGAAGAACCGGTGAATTTGCATCAGATCAGGGATGAATTGCAATCCATCCTGGGTTTGCTGAAGGTCTGA
- a CDS encoding integration host factor subunit alpha, translating to MNDVISAEFQSVLDADLNRAMQEARARSQAEKELPTLTKAELAELLFEHVGLNKREAKDMVETFFDEIRDALERGEAVKLSGFGNFQLRDKPQRPGRNPKTGEEIPITARRVVTFHASQKLKGMVDDVGNQPLAHAA from the coding sequence ATGAATGATGTAATTTCCGCCGAGTTCCAGTCGGTGCTGGATGCTGATTTGAATCGCGCAATGCAGGAAGCCCGGGCGCGGTCACAGGCGGAAAAGGAATTGCCTACCTTGACCAAGGCAGAATTGGCCGAGCTCCTGTTTGAACATGTAGGTTTGAACAAGCGCGAAGCCAAGGACATGGTAGAAACTTTTTTTGATGAAATCCGTGATGCACTGGAAAGGGGCGAGGCCGTCAAGTTGTCCGGCTTTGGCAATTTCCAGTTGCGTGACAAGCCGCAACGTCCTGGTCGCAATCCTAAAACCGGTGAAGAAATCCCTATTACTGCACGTCGTGTCGTCACTTTCCATGCCAGCCAGAAACTCAAAGGCATGGTCGATGATGTCGGTAATCAACCTCTTGCCCATGCTGCCTGA